In Aquimarina sp. TRL1, a single window of DNA contains:
- the argS gene encoding arginine--tRNA ligase has product MTLQQTISKHVQAAVLELYKATLETVEFQATRKEFEGDITVVVFPMLRVVKGNPVQIGEAIGEYLVRTVEEISAFNVVKGFLNLVVSDAYYLSLIADIEKETNYGYVEPTPGDKAVMVEYSSPNTNKPLHLGHIRNNLLGYSVAEIIKASGKKVYKTQIINDRGIHICKSMIAWKQFANGETPETSGLKGDKLVGNYYVKFDQEYKKQIAELVESGKTEEEAKKEAPIFLEAQEMLRKWEAGDEEVVALWKTMNQWVYDGFETTYTALGVDFDSYYYESNTYLLGKDNIEEGLSKGVFFKKEDGSVWCDLTDEGLDEKLVLRSDGTAVYMTQDIGTAIQRVKDNTDVGGMIYTVGNEQDYHFKVLFLILRKLGYDWASNLHHLSYGMVDLPSGKMKSREGTVVDADDLIKEMATTAGEISKELGKLDGYSEEEKREVYNTIGLGALKYYILKVDPRKRILFNPEESVDFQGNTGPFIQYTYARIQAILRKADFDWKGSETAVILHPKEREVIKQLEQFPEVIQNAAKEMSPALVANYAYDLVKSYNSFFQNVSIFGATTEEEKKFRVKLSNLVGETIKSSFALLGINVPSRM; this is encoded by the coding sequence ATGACTTTACAACAAACGATTTCAAAACACGTACAAGCAGCAGTGCTAGAGCTTTATAAAGCTACTTTAGAGACTGTTGAATTTCAAGCAACCCGAAAAGAATTTGAAGGAGATATTACAGTAGTAGTATTTCCAATGTTAAGGGTTGTAAAAGGTAATCCTGTTCAGATAGGAGAAGCTATAGGAGAGTATCTTGTTCGCACGGTGGAAGAAATCAGTGCTTTTAATGTTGTAAAAGGATTTTTGAACCTGGTAGTGTCAGATGCATATTATCTCAGCCTTATTGCTGATATAGAAAAAGAAACCAATTATGGATATGTAGAACCGACTCCTGGAGATAAGGCGGTTATGGTGGAATATTCCTCCCCGAATACAAATAAGCCATTGCACTTAGGGCATATACGAAATAACTTATTAGGGTATAGTGTTGCTGAGATTATTAAGGCGAGTGGTAAAAAAGTGTATAAAACTCAAATCATTAATGATAGAGGAATCCATATTTGCAAATCGATGATCGCCTGGAAGCAATTTGCTAATGGGGAAACCCCAGAAACTTCGGGATTAAAAGGGGATAAATTGGTAGGAAACTACTATGTGAAATTTGATCAGGAGTATAAAAAACAAATAGCTGAATTAGTCGAATCAGGAAAAACAGAAGAAGAGGCTAAAAAAGAGGCTCCTATTTTCCTGGAAGCGCAGGAAATGCTTAGAAAATGGGAGGCAGGAGATGAAGAAGTAGTTGCTTTGTGGAAAACAATGAATCAATGGGTTTATGATGGATTTGAAACAACATACACGGCGTTAGGGGTTGATTTTGATAGCTATTATTATGAGAGTAATACCTATTTGTTAGGAAAAGATAATATAGAAGAAGGGCTCTCTAAAGGCGTATTTTTTAAGAAAGAAGATGGGTCTGTATGGTGTGATTTGACAGATGAAGGCTTGGATGAAAAATTGGTGCTAAGAAGCGATGGAACAGCTGTATATATGACGCAGGATATAGGAACGGCGATCCAAAGGGTAAAAGATAATACCGATGTTGGAGGAATGATTTACACGGTAGGGAATGAGCAAGATTATCATTTCAAAGTGTTGTTTTTAATTCTTAGAAAGCTAGGGTATGATTGGGCTTCAAACTTACATCACCTAAGCTATGGAATGGTTGATCTGCCTAGTGGGAAGATGAAAAGTAGAGAAGGGACTGTGGTAGATGCCGATGATTTGATAAAAGAAATGGCAACCACTGCCGGAGAAATATCAAAAGAGCTAGGGAAATTAGATGGTTATAGTGAAGAAGAGAAAAGAGAAGTGTACAATACTATAGGTCTTGGCGCATTAAAGTATTATATCTTAAAAGTAGATCCGAGAAAGCGAATTCTTTTTAATCCCGAAGAGTCTGTAGACTTTCAGGGGAATACAGGACCTTTTATACAATATACATATGCCAGAATACAAGCAATTCTTAGGAAAGCAGATTTTGATTGGAAAGGATCAGAAACAGCAGTGATTCTTCATCCAAAAGAGAGAGAGGTTATCAAGCAATTGGAGCAATTTCCAGAAGTAATTCAGAATGCTGCTAAGGAAATGAGTCCGGCATTGGTGGCGAATTATGCATATGATTTGGTAAAAAGTTATAACTCATTTTTTCAGAATGTGTCCATTTTTGGGGCGACCACTGAAGAAGAGAAAAAATTTAGAGTAAAACTCTCAAATTTAGTAGGAGAAACGATTAAGTCTTCTTTTGCTTTGCTGGGAATTAATGTTCCTTCCAGGATGTAA
- a CDS encoding Rrf2 family transcriptional regulator gives MLSKKTKYGLKALTYIARKKSDKPVLISEIAKNENISQKFLESILLTLRKNGILGSKKGKGGGYYLLKKAEDITMASIIRVLEGPIAMLPCVSLNFYEKCDDCPDEDACTVHGLMIEVRDNTLRVLENKVLSDFVDQE, from the coding sequence ATGCTTTCTAAAAAAACAAAATATGGCTTAAAGGCATTGACCTATATAGCCAGAAAGAAGTCTGATAAACCAGTCTTGATCTCTGAGATAGCCAAAAATGAAAATATATCTCAAAAATTTTTAGAGAGTATCCTGCTGACACTGCGTAAAAATGGAATTTTAGGTTCTAAAAAAGGTAAGGGTGGAGGATATTATTTGCTAAAAAAAGCAGAAGATATCACAATGGCTTCCATTATTAGAGTGTTGGAAGGTCCCATAGCGATGTTGCCCTGTGTAAGTCTTAATTTTTATGAAAAATGCGATGATTGTCCGGATGAAGATGCCTGTACAGTTCATGGACTTATGATCGAAGTTAGAGATAATACTCTTCGGGTGTTAGAAAATAAAGTTCTTTCTGATTTTGTAGATCAGGAATAA
- the ctlX gene encoding citrulline utilization hydrolase CtlX: MLEKQVTNTIVMIRPVQFRMNEQTAVNNYYQEDGGILAATANSKAQQEFDAFVEALKKVGVHVIVVNDDPAHDTPDAVFPNNWVSFHENGDIGLYPMFAENRRKERRQEVLEAVEDAGFEIKNVIDYTLAEEENIFLEGTGSLILDRKHRKAYCALSPRADEELFIEFCEDFEYTPVIFTAYQTVAGERLPIYHTNVMMGVGETLAIVCLDSIDDKKERKNVLKHLKEDGKEVIAITEAQVHQFAGNMLQVVGEEDKRYLVMSSSAYNSLTKEQIFKIEKHCLILHSDLTTIETLGGGSARCMMAEVFLPKK, from the coding sequence ATGTTGGAAAAGCAAGTAACTAATACTATTGTGATGATCCGCCCTGTTCAATTCAGGATGAATGAGCAAACGGCGGTTAATAATTATTATCAGGAAGACGGTGGCATATTGGCAGCAACTGCTAATAGCAAAGCACAGCAAGAATTTGATGCTTTTGTTGAAGCATTAAAGAAAGTTGGAGTTCATGTGATTGTTGTGAATGATGATCCCGCTCATGATACACCAGATGCTGTATTCCCTAATAACTGGGTCTCATTTCATGAGAATGGAGATATTGGCTTATACCCGATGTTTGCTGAGAATAGACGAAAAGAAAGACGTCAAGAGGTGTTGGAAGCCGTCGAAGATGCTGGTTTTGAAATCAAGAATGTGATTGATTATACGTTGGCAGAAGAAGAAAATATCTTTTTAGAAGGAACCGGAAGTCTGATTTTAGACAGAAAACACAGAAAGGCGTATTGTGCATTATCTCCTAGAGCAGATGAAGAATTGTTTATTGAATTCTGTGAAGATTTTGAATATACTCCAGTTATTTTTACAGCATATCAGACTGTAGCAGGAGAAAGGCTGCCTATTTATCATACGAATGTGATGATGGGAGTAGGAGAAACATTGGCAATTGTCTGTTTGGACAGTATCGATGATAAAAAAGAACGAAAGAATGTTTTGAAACATTTGAAAGAAGACGGAAAAGAAGTTATCGCAATTACGGAAGCGCAGGTACATCAATTTGCAGGAAATATGCTTCAAGTGGTTGGAGAAGAGGATAAAAGGTATTTGGTGATGTCCTCTTCTGCATATAATAGTCTGACAAAAGAACAGATTTTTAAAATAGAAAAGCATTGCTTAATTTTACATAGTGACCTAACTACTATAGAAACATTAGGAGGGGGAAGTGCAAGGTGCATGATGGCAGAAGTTTTTCTGCCAAAGAAGTAA
- a CDS encoding arginase: MKEIKLIKNRSDIGAGTRGSDLGIDAIEIAAINKNDDYFNLYAYENVETENETIYNKVNNSFAKRIGSVVNVCTRLSNSVENSLKNNTYPVVLSGDHSSALGTISGIKAAHPEKTIGVVWVDAHADVHSPYTSPSGNIHGMPLAAALADDNLDFKINDVSEETVGLWDKMKNIGIEGQKVKHEHVVYFGVRDTEEPEEGLIAKNEIKNYSVAEMRYRGFEQCVKEAIERLDACDVVYVSFDVDSMDCDLISKGTGTPVSKGFDIEEAIYIIQQFIETKKVVCFEVVEVNPTLDNKGNRMAEAAFDVLKAATATITEKMLS, translated from the coding sequence ATGAAAGAAATCAAGTTAATTAAAAATAGATCAGATATAGGAGCAGGTACAAGAGGGTCTGATTTAGGGATTGATGCAATTGAGATTGCCGCAATTAATAAAAACGATGATTATTTTAATCTGTATGCATACGAAAATGTAGAAACAGAAAATGAAACAATTTATAATAAGGTGAATAACTCATTCGCAAAGCGAATAGGAAGTGTTGTTAATGTATGTACGCGATTGAGTAATAGTGTGGAAAATAGTCTAAAAAATAATACATACCCTGTAGTATTATCAGGAGATCATTCATCTGCTTTAGGTACCATTAGTGGTATAAAAGCAGCTCATCCCGAAAAAACAATCGGAGTTGTATGGGTAGATGCGCATGCAGACGTTCATTCTCCTTACACCTCTCCTTCGGGAAACATTCATGGAATGCCATTAGCAGCTGCACTTGCAGATGATAACCTGGATTTCAAGATTAATGATGTGTCAGAAGAAACCGTTGGCTTGTGGGATAAAATGAAAAATATTGGAATCGAAGGGCAGAAGGTAAAACATGAGCATGTTGTGTATTTTGGCGTAAGAGATACAGAAGAACCGGAAGAGGGGTTAATTGCAAAAAATGAAATTAAAAACTATTCTGTTGCAGAAATGCGATACCGGGGGTTTGAACAATGCGTGAAGGAAGCAATTGAGCGATTAGATGCCTGTGATGTCGTTTATGTGTCGTTTGATGTGGATAGTATGGATTGTGATTTGATATCCAAAGGAACTGGAACACCGGTTTCCAAGGGGTTTGATATAGAAGAAGCTATTTATATTATTCAGCAATTTATAGAAACGAAGAAAGTAGTTTGTTTTGAAGTAGTAGAAGTGAATCCTACGCTGGATAATAAAGGAAACAGAATGGCAGAAGCAGCCTTTGATGTGTTGAAAGCTGCAACAGCAACCATTACCGAAAAAATGTTGAGTTAA
- a CDS encoding citrate synthase, whose protein sequence is MSKKATLEIDGNRYEFPIIEGTENELGIDIKVLRGATGGVTTIDPGYKNTGSCESAITFLDGEKGILRYRGYSIEELAEKADFLEVAYLLIFGELPTKEQLEKFDKDIKEESHVDEDMKKILDGFPKSAHPMGVLSSLTSALIAFNPGSVDVDSEEAMYNAIVKIMGKFPVLAAWTMRKRKSLPLDYGDNSLGYVENLCKMMFSRPNKAYEANSIVNDALDKLLILHADHEQNCSTSTVRIVGSSHAGLFASLSAGISALWGPLHGGANQAVIEMLEAIKADGGDTAKYIAKAKDKEDPFRLMGFGHRVYKNFDPRAKIIKKSAEEVLGDLGIEDPVLDIAKGLASVALEDEYFVKRKLYPNVDFYSGIIYRALGIPTEMFTVMFALGRLPGWIAQWREMRLRKEPIGRPRQIYVGENYREFVDLEKR, encoded by the coding sequence ATGTCAAAAAAAGCAACGTTAGAAATAGATGGTAATAGGTATGAATTCCCTATTATAGAAGGAACTGAGAACGAATTAGGAATCGATATAAAAGTACTTCGGGGAGCTACCGGAGGAGTTACCACTATTGATCCAGGATATAAAAATACTGGAAGTTGTGAAAGCGCGATTACTTTCTTAGATGGAGAGAAAGGTATTTTGAGATATAGAGGGTATTCTATAGAAGAATTAGCAGAAAAAGCAGACTTCTTAGAGGTAGCGTATCTTCTTATATTTGGAGAGTTGCCAACCAAAGAACAACTAGAGAAATTCGATAAAGATATCAAAGAAGAGTCTCATGTAGATGAAGATATGAAGAAGATACTGGATGGTTTCCCTAAAAGTGCGCACCCAATGGGAGTGCTTTCTTCTTTGACAAGTGCGCTGATAGCCTTCAATCCGGGATCTGTAGATGTAGATTCAGAAGAAGCAATGTATAACGCTATTGTTAAGATCATGGGGAAATTCCCTGTTTTGGCAGCATGGACTATGAGGAAGAGAAAAAGTCTTCCGTTAGATTATGGAGATAATTCATTAGGGTATGTAGAGAATTTATGCAAAATGATGTTCTCTAGACCTAATAAAGCATACGAAGCAAATAGCATAGTAAATGATGCACTGGACAAATTACTTATTTTACATGCTGATCATGAACAAAACTGTTCTACTTCCACTGTACGAATTGTAGGATCATCGCATGCAGGTTTGTTTGCTTCTTTATCAGCAGGAATCTCAGCTTTATGGGGGCCTTTGCATGGAGGAGCTAATCAGGCGGTAATCGAAATGTTGGAGGCAATCAAAGCAGATGGTGGAGATACGGCAAAGTATATCGCTAAAGCAAAAGATAAAGAAGATCCATTCCGATTGATGGGATTCGGACACAGAGTGTATAAAAACTTTGATCCAAGAGCAAAAATTATTAAAAAATCTGCAGAAGAAGTTTTAGGAGATTTAGGAATTGAAGATCCGGTATTAGATATAGCTAAAGGCTTGGCTTCAGTAGCGCTGGAAGATGAATACTTCGTGAAAAGAAAACTGTACCCTAATGTAGATTTCTACTCAGGAATTATATACAGAGCATTAGGAATTCCTACAGAAATGTTTACTGTGATGTTTGCATTGGGTAGATTACCAGGATGGATAGCACAATGGAGAGAAATGCGATTACGCAAAGAGCCAATCGGAAGACCGAGACAAATATATGTAGGAGAGAACTATAGAGAGTTTGTCGATCTGGAAAAAAGATAA